The Streptomyces camelliae genome window below encodes:
- a CDS encoding MFS transporter, which translates to MTTSWTLPRVLRDRNAGLYLTAVVVSGFGNSALFLASGVWVKDLTGSDSLAALCMLAMWAPTLVGPPLGTIADRVRRGPLLVALNAGLAALLLTLCTVRSPGGLWLLFTVLLVYGAAEVVHDAAESALVTAAVGPERLGDLNGLRMAVTEGMKLVAPLTGAGLYTAFGGPAVACLDAGTFAVAAGLYALLRVREERPARTGGSRRKETAEGLRHLWGHPELRPLVGAGGTTMLLASLSSTTLYAVVDRLGHSPAYTGVLYAVQGAGSVAAGLVSGTALRRLGPRRFAAAGIALTALSVITRAVPSDPVALASSAAAGLGLPWVLVAVFTAVQQQTPGPLLGRATATANTLVFTPNVIGLGLGAGLVELASPVLLLPIYGLALLLTAAALAQRADRASRTAARSSSDANPA; encoded by the coding sequence ATGACGACTTCCTGGACCCTGCCGCGCGTGCTGCGCGACCGCAACGCGGGGCTGTATCTGACGGCGGTGGTGGTGTCGGGCTTCGGCAACTCCGCGCTGTTCCTGGCATCGGGTGTGTGGGTGAAGGACCTCACCGGTTCCGACAGCCTGGCCGCGCTGTGCATGCTCGCCATGTGGGCCCCCACCCTGGTGGGCCCGCCGCTGGGCACGATCGCCGACCGCGTCCGCCGGGGGCCCCTGCTGGTGGCGCTGAACGCGGGACTGGCCGCCCTGCTGCTCACCCTGTGCACCGTGCGCTCCCCGGGCGGCCTGTGGCTGCTCTTCACCGTCCTGCTGGTCTACGGCGCCGCCGAGGTCGTCCACGACGCGGCCGAGTCGGCCCTGGTGACCGCGGCCGTCGGCCCGGAGCGCCTCGGCGACCTCAACGGGCTGCGCATGGCCGTCACCGAAGGCATGAAGCTCGTCGCCCCGCTGACCGGTGCGGGTCTGTACACGGCCTTCGGCGGCCCGGCCGTCGCCTGCCTGGACGCGGGCACCTTCGCGGTCGCCGCCGGGTTGTACGCCCTGCTGCGGGTGCGCGAGGAACGACCGGCCCGGACCGGCGGCAGCCGGCGCAAGGAGACCGCGGAGGGCCTCCGGCACCTGTGGGGCCACCCGGAACTGCGACCGCTGGTCGGGGCGGGCGGTACGACGATGCTCCTCGCCTCCTTGAGCAGCACCACGCTGTATGCGGTCGTCGACCGCCTCGGCCACTCCCCCGCGTACACGGGCGTGCTCTACGCCGTCCAGGGCGCCGGTTCGGTGGCGGCCGGGCTCGTCTCGGGCACCGCGCTGCGGCGGCTCGGTCCCCGCCGGTTCGCGGCCGCGGGGATCGCGCTGACGGCGCTCTCGGTGATCACCCGTGCCGTGCCGTCGGACCCGGTCGCCCTCGCGTCCTCCGCGGCGGCCGGTCTCGGGCTGCCCTGGGTGCTCGTCGCGGTGTTCACCGCCGTCCAGCAGCAGACGCCCGGCCCGCTGCTGGGCCGGGCGACGGCGACCGCCAACACCCTGGTCTTCACGCCGAACGTCATCGGGCTCGGCCTCGGGGCGGGCCTGGTCGAACTGGCCTCCCCCGTGCTGCTGTTGCCGATCTACGGCCTGGCGCTGCTGCTGACGGCGGCCGCGCTGGCTCAGCGCGCGGACAGGGCCTCCCGTACCGCTGCGAGGTCGTCGTCCGACGCCAACCCGGCGTGA
- a CDS encoding TIGR03086 family metal-binding protein: MTTLDLGPQTRIVARLAESVTDEQMTGPTPCPDLAVRNLLGHLLGLSVAFRDAARKDLGPTTDTDPGATVPDIGPGWREELSKALDELADAWRDPAAWTGDTRAGGVDLPAPVAGAVVADELVIHGWDLARATGQEYAPDPAALGSALTFLRAAADDPDRGSGLFGPVVPVPESSTLLDRAVGLSGRDPEWRPVSG; the protein is encoded by the coding sequence ATGACCACGCTGGACCTCGGACCGCAGACCAGGATCGTGGCGCGGCTCGCCGAGTCGGTGACCGACGAGCAGATGACGGGCCCGACACCCTGCCCGGACCTGGCCGTGCGCAATCTGCTGGGTCACCTGCTGGGGCTGTCCGTCGCCTTCCGCGACGCGGCCCGCAAGGACCTCGGCCCCACGACCGACACCGACCCGGGCGCCACCGTCCCGGACATCGGACCCGGCTGGCGCGAGGAGCTGTCCAAGGCGCTGGACGAGCTGGCCGACGCCTGGCGCGACCCGGCCGCGTGGACCGGGGACACCCGGGCCGGCGGGGTGGATCTGCCGGCGCCGGTCGCGGGTGCCGTCGTCGCCGACGAGCTCGTCATCCACGGGTGGGATCTGGCGCGCGCCACGGGACAGGAGTATGCGCCCGACCCCGCCGCACTGGGCTCGGCGCTGACGTTCCTGCGTGCCGCCGCCGACGATCCCGACCGGGGCAGCGGCCTGTTCGGGCCGGTCGTTCCCGTCCCGGAGTCTTCGACGCTGCTGGACCGAGCCGTGGGTTTGAGCGGCCGGGATCCGGAATGGCGACCGGTGTCGGGTTAG
- a CDS encoding MBL fold metallo-hydrolase — MPLSLTVLGTASPHPGPDRPCSGYLLAGGGAEVWVDAGPGSFAALQRHTDPARLTAIWISHLHADHSADLLAAAYAFAFGGMTPHAPVPVYAPRDCAQRLAGFFGRPDVGFLKDVFDFRALYDGHDVRHWNLRLTARAVAHDTEAYGLRAECQGSVFAYSGDSGPCAALGELAYRADLFLCEADIDVHRESEQGAQVHLTPEDAGRIAREARVRGLLVTHVGPTLTREAATARAAEVAGRPTFAAVEGATHTL, encoded by the coding sequence ATGCCCCTCAGCCTCACCGTCCTCGGCACCGCCTCCCCGCATCCCGGTCCCGACCGGCCCTGCTCGGGGTATCTGCTGGCCGGCGGTGGGGCCGAGGTGTGGGTGGACGCGGGCCCCGGGTCGTTCGCCGCGTTGCAACGGCACACGGATCCGGCACGGCTCACCGCGATCTGGATCTCCCATCTGCACGCCGACCACAGTGCCGACCTGCTCGCCGCCGCCTATGCCTTCGCCTTCGGCGGGATGACCCCGCACGCGCCGGTCCCGGTGTACGCCCCGCGGGACTGTGCCCAGCGGCTGGCCGGCTTCTTCGGGCGGCCGGACGTCGGGTTCCTCAAGGACGTCTTCGACTTCCGGGCGCTGTACGACGGCCACGACGTCCGGCACTGGAACCTCCGGCTGACCGCCCGCGCCGTCGCCCACGACACCGAGGCGTACGGGCTGCGCGCCGAGTGCCAGGGGAGCGTGTTCGCGTACTCGGGGGACAGCGGGCCGTGCGCCGCGCTCGGTGAACTCGCCTACCGTGCCGATCTGTTCCTGTGCGAGGCCGACATCGACGTGCATCGCGAGAGCGAACAGGGCGCACAGGTGCATCTGACGCCCGAGGACGCCGGGCGTATCGCCCGCGAGGCGCGTGTGCGCGGGCTGCTCGTCACCCACGTCGGTCCCACGCTCACCCGCGAGGCGGCCACCGCACGCGCCGCCGAGGTGGCGGGCCGACCCACCTTCGCCGCGGTCGAGGGCGCCACCCACACGCTCTGA
- a CDS encoding dihydrodipicolinate synthase family protein, translating into MSSVTFESRRAALADVVAIPVTPFAADGSIDTGTHRALLRRLLEAGITTLTPNGNTGEFYALSPEERRVVTESTIDEVGDRAAILVGVGHDLPTAVASARHARDLGAGMVMVHQPAHPYVSAAGWVDYHRAIAEAVPELGVVPYLRNAQLPGARLAELADHCPNVIGVKYAVPDASRFAAFARDAGLDRFVWVAGLAEPYAPSYFSAGATGFTSGLVNVAPAVSLNMIEALRSGDYPAAMKVWEQIRRFEELRAAHGSANNVTVVKEALASLGLCRRDVRPPSRHLPEDERAEVAAIAAGWSI; encoded by the coding sequence ATGAGCAGCGTGACGTTCGAGAGCAGGCGGGCGGCCCTGGCCGACGTGGTGGCCATCCCGGTGACCCCGTTCGCCGCGGACGGCTCCATCGACACCGGCACCCACCGGGCCCTGCTGCGCCGCCTGCTCGAAGCCGGGATCACCACCCTCACCCCGAACGGCAACACCGGCGAGTTCTACGCTCTCAGCCCCGAAGAGCGCCGTGTCGTCACCGAGTCGACCATCGACGAGGTCGGCGACCGCGCCGCGATCCTCGTCGGTGTCGGACACGATCTGCCCACCGCCGTCGCCTCCGCCCGGCACGCCCGTGACCTCGGCGCCGGCATGGTCATGGTGCACCAGCCCGCCCACCCCTACGTCTCCGCGGCCGGCTGGGTCGACTACCACCGCGCCATCGCCGAGGCCGTGCCCGAGCTGGGCGTGGTGCCGTACCTGCGCAACGCCCAGCTGCCCGGCGCCCGGCTCGCCGAACTCGCCGACCACTGCCCGAACGTCATCGGCGTCAAGTACGCCGTACCGGACGCGTCCCGCTTCGCCGCCTTCGCCCGCGACGCCGGCCTCGACCGCTTCGTCTGGGTCGCCGGGCTCGCCGAGCCGTACGCCCCCTCCTACTTCTCGGCGGGCGCCACCGGCTTCACCTCCGGACTCGTGAACGTCGCCCCGGCCGTCTCGCTGAACATGATCGAAGCGCTGCGGTCCGGCGACTACCCGGCCGCCATGAAGGTCTGGGAGCAGATCCGCCGCTTCGAGGAACTCCGGGCCGCCCACGGCTCCGCCAACAACGTCACCGTCGTCAAGGAGGCCCTCGCCTCGCTCGGCCTGTGCCGCCGGGACGTCCGCCCGCCGAGCCGGCACCTCCCCGAGGACGAGCGCGCCGAGGTCGCCGCCATCGCCGCCGGATGGTCCATATGA
- a CDS encoding GntR family transcriptional regulator → MTSVPTPIPSRTQFVLDAIKHRILTGQLTPGQALVETELAAQFGVSKTPVREALKTLAGTGLVVMSQYKGVTVRMVDADMAREVYDVRLLLEPEALRRAVRRGASLDDARDALSRADEATDTAERSLANREFHRALYLPCGNPLLGRMLDEVRDQAALVSAVAWATDPSWEREAAEHRDILRLALAGDADGAAGALHAHIASFVQRAFPSDTSDPSDPQPHAEEGHR, encoded by the coding sequence ATGACCTCTGTGCCCACCCCGATCCCGTCCCGCACGCAGTTCGTGCTGGACGCGATCAAACACCGCATCCTGACCGGGCAGCTGACGCCCGGACAGGCCCTGGTCGAGACGGAGCTGGCCGCGCAGTTCGGGGTGTCCAAGACCCCGGTGCGCGAGGCGCTGAAGACCCTCGCCGGGACCGGCCTCGTCGTGATGAGCCAGTACAAGGGCGTCACGGTGCGCATGGTGGACGCGGACATGGCGCGCGAGGTCTACGACGTGCGCCTGCTGCTGGAGCCGGAGGCGCTGCGCAGGGCCGTCCGGCGCGGTGCCTCCCTCGACGACGCCCGCGACGCGCTCTCCCGCGCCGACGAGGCCACCGACACCGCCGAACGGTCGCTCGCCAACCGGGAGTTCCACCGCGCCCTCTACCTGCCGTGCGGCAACCCGCTGCTCGGCCGGATGCTCGACGAGGTCCGCGACCAGGCCGCCCTCGTCTCCGCCGTCGCCTGGGCCACCGACCCCTCCTGGGAGCGGGAGGCCGCCGAGCACCGGGACATCCTGCGGCTCGCGCTCGCCGGCGACGCCGATGGGGCCGCCGGCGCCCTGCACGCCCACATCGCGTCCTTCGTCCAGCGCGCATTCCCCTCGGACACCTCGGACCCCTCGGACCCCCAGCCCCACGCAGAGGAAGGTCATCGATGA